TTGAGATGCTACGAACTTGCAAAACATTTCCCGCCGAATCGCGTTCAAGTTGATTTTCAGGACTGGCGGCAATTTTCACCATGAAGGGGCGAGCGCTAAATTTCTCTTGCCAAGTTGTAATCGGAATAATGATTCTCAGGGGGATGGGGTTAAAGATTTCCGCACTGATAACTACCACAGGGCGAGTTTTCTGGATTTCTTGCCCTCTAGTCGGGTTGAGATCGACTAACCAAATTTCACCACGTTTGGGGTTAGTCATGTTCAAGTTCCCAATCCTCAGTATCTAATACAGAAAATT
The window above is part of the Nostoc sp. TCL26-01 genome. Proteins encoded here:
- a CDS encoding type II toxin-antitoxin system PemK/MazF family toxin, which gives rise to MTNPKRGEIWLVDLNPTRGQEIQKTRPVVVISAEIFNPIPLRIIIPITTWQEKFSARPFMVKIAASPENQLERDSAGNVLQVRSISTERFVKQLGQVADETLQELLSGLIICIDYEPSP